From Phenylobacterium montanum, the proteins below share one genomic window:
- a CDS encoding DUF4337 family protein, with product MSDVPLDAHEHAEHAEHAAHSGDSFTQRVSITIAVLAVLAAVSGSLEAYESGSAIISANESVLHQDKATDQWNLYEAKSLKKNLYVLAADNGGPKADAYKAKAKDEGKGQDEAQAKAKELEAESDGDRARSGQHEHHHHWLSVAATLLEMGIAISTIAIITKKRWPWMAAVGLGLAGSVVAAAGYLL from the coding sequence ATGTCTGATGTGCCCTTGGACGCACACGAACACGCCGAGCATGCGGAGCACGCCGCGCATTCCGGCGACAGCTTCACTCAACGGGTGTCGATCACCATCGCCGTGCTGGCGGTGCTGGCGGCCGTCTCAGGCAGCCTGGAGGCCTATGAAAGCGGCAGCGCCATCATCTCGGCCAACGAGTCGGTCCTGCACCAGGACAAGGCCACCGACCAGTGGAACCTCTACGAGGCCAAGAGCCTGAAGAAGAACCTCTATGTCCTGGCGGCCGACAATGGCGGGCCCAAGGCCGACGCCTACAAGGCCAAGGCCAAGGATGAGGGCAAGGGACAGGACGAGGCCCAGGCCAAGGCCAAGGAGCTGGAGGCCGAGAGCGACGGCGACCGCGCCAGGTCAGGCCAGCATGAGCACCATCACCACTGGCTGAGCGTCGCCGCAACGCTGCTGGAAATGGGCATCGCCATCTCGACCATCGCCATCATCACCAAGAAGCGCTGGCCCTGGATGGCGGCCGTGGGCCTGGGCCTCGCCGGCTCGGTGGTGGCGGCGGCGGGGTACCTGCTTTGA
- a CDS encoding beta-ketoacyl-ACP synthase III: MHQAVIAATGLFTPPNAISNEELVEAFNTYVERFNAANAEAIAAGEATALQPSSPEFITKASGIRSRFVMNKDGILDPEVMRPDIPERSNEELSILAEMAVAAARQAIERWGKPVDQIDAVLCAASNMQRAYPAMAVEIQNALGIGGFGFDMNVACSSATFGIKTAADFIASGSARAVLMVNPEICSGHLNFRDRDSHFIFGDVATAVIVERAEDAAGGWDILGARLKTQFSNNIRNNFGFLNRCAPEGVGKADKLFVQEGRKVFREVVPMVSEMIVEHAADLGLATPDLKRLWLHQANINMNEMIGRKVLGRDPTPEENVIILDDYANTSSAGSIIAFHTRSEDLAAGDLGLICSFGAGYSAGTVFVRKR; the protein is encoded by the coding sequence GTGCATCAAGCCGTGATCGCGGCGACGGGGCTCTTCACCCCGCCGAACGCCATTTCCAACGAAGAGCTGGTCGAAGCCTTCAACACCTATGTCGAGCGGTTCAACGCCGCCAACGCCGAGGCGATCGCCGCCGGCGAAGCGACCGCCCTGCAGCCCTCCTCGCCGGAGTTCATCACCAAGGCCTCCGGCATCCGCTCACGCTTCGTGATGAACAAGGACGGCATCCTCGATCCCGAGGTGATGCGCCCCGACATCCCCGAGCGCTCCAATGAGGAGCTGTCGATCCTGGCCGAGATGGCCGTGGCCGCCGCCCGCCAGGCGATCGAGCGCTGGGGCAAGCCGGTGGACCAGATCGACGCGGTGCTGTGCGCCGCCTCCAACATGCAGCGCGCCTATCCGGCCATGGCGGTCGAGATCCAGAACGCGCTCGGCATCGGCGGCTTCGGCTTCGACATGAACGTCGCCTGCTCGTCGGCCACTTTCGGCATCAAGACCGCCGCCGACTTCATTGCCTCCGGCTCGGCGCGGGCGGTCCTGATGGTCAATCCGGAGATCTGCTCGGGCCACCTGAATTTCCGCGACCGCGACAGCCACTTCATCTTCGGCGACGTGGCCACAGCCGTGATCGTCGAGCGCGCCGAGGACGCGGCCGGCGGCTGGGACATCCTGGGCGCGCGGCTCAAGACCCAGTTCTCCAACAATATCCGCAACAACTTCGGCTTCCTCAATCGCTGCGCGCCGGAAGGGGTCGGCAAGGCCGACAAGCTGTTCGTGCAGGAGGGCCGCAAGGTGTTCCGCGAGGTGGTGCCGATGGTCTCGGAGATGATCGTCGAGCACGCCGCCGATCTGGGCCTCGCCACGCCGGACCTGAAGCGGCTGTGGCTGCACCAGGCCAATATCAACATGAACGAGATGATCGGCCGCAAGGTGCTAGGCCGCGACCCGACGCCGGAGGAGAACGTGATCATCCTCGACGACTACGCCAACACCTCCTCGGCCGGCTCGATCATCGCCTTCCACACCCGCTCAGAGGACCTGGCGGCGGGCGACCTCGGCCTGATCTGCAGCTTCGGCGCCGGCTATTCGGCCGGGACGGTGTTCGTCAGAAAACGGTAA
- a CDS encoding outer membrane beta-barrel protein yields MKTLFLATVGAAAALVSAPALAQEAVSFAPVTTYGTLGYSNLSDNGVNLDALQARLGARFGHYLGVEGEASGGFDGDHVNLAGDAGSARLRNQFAGYAVGYIPLSPNADLFARVGYGQASFKLSDYTLGQSFNANRDSVNYGAGGQYFFGGGPNGVRLDYTRYDYTQHDAGANNVWSVAYVRKF; encoded by the coding sequence ATGAAGACCCTTTTTCTCGCCACTGTCGGCGCCGCCGCCGCGTTGGTCTCAGCCCCCGCCCTGGCCCAGGAGGCCGTTTCGTTCGCGCCTGTCACCACCTATGGCACGCTCGGCTACAGCAATCTTTCAGACAACGGCGTCAATCTCGACGCCCTGCAGGCCAGGCTCGGCGCCCGCTTCGGCCACTATCTCGGGGTCGAGGGCGAGGCCAGCGGCGGCTTTGACGGCGACCATGTGAACCTGGCCGGCGACGCGGGCAGCGCGCGCCTGCGCAACCAGTTCGCCGGCTATGCGGTGGGCTATATTCCGCTCTCTCCCAACGCCGACCTCTTCGCCCGGGTGGGCTACGGACAGGCGAGCTTCAAGCTCAGCGACTACACCCTCGGCCAGAGCTTCAACGCCAACCGCGACAGCGTGAACTACGGCGCCGGCGGGCAGTATTTCTTCGGCGGCGGCCCGAACGGCGTTCGCCTGGACTATACCCGCTACGACTATACCCAGCACGACGCGGGCGCGAACAACGTCTGGTCGGTCGCCTACGTGCGGAAATTCTAA
- a CDS encoding sterol desaturase family protein, with translation MKFDPVTLATPFFILTIILEIVLARLGKAKAEYEARDTAVSLAMGFGSTIAGVLLGGGAAASTVWAYQHRLFTIPTTAIWAWVAIFFLEDLTYYWFHRLSHERRIWWAAHVNHHSSQHYNLSTALRQTWTGQIAGTWVLWLGLAFLGFPPAMIAVEKGISLVYQYWIHTEAIRRLPAPFEAVLNTPSHHRVHHARNPRYLDKNYAGILIIWDRLFGTFEPERDEEPCRYGIVKNLGDFNLLRVAFHEWVGIGQDLLRARSLKDAAGYVFGPPGWTPDGSRETSAEIKSRWRARIEAAPVQSPAE, from the coding sequence ATGAAATTCGATCCGGTCACCCTGGCCACCCCGTTCTTCATCCTGACCATCATCCTCGAGATCGTGCTTGCCCGACTCGGAAAGGCCAAGGCCGAGTACGAAGCCCGCGACACCGCCGTCTCCCTGGCCATGGGCTTCGGCAGCACCATCGCCGGGGTGCTCCTGGGGGGCGGGGCGGCGGCTTCGACGGTCTGGGCCTATCAGCACCGGCTTTTCACCATCCCGACGACCGCGATCTGGGCTTGGGTGGCGATCTTCTTCCTGGAAGACCTGACCTACTACTGGTTCCACCGGCTGAGCCACGAGCGGCGGATCTGGTGGGCGGCGCACGTCAACCATCACTCCTCGCAGCACTACAATCTCTCGACAGCGCTCAGACAAACCTGGACGGGCCAGATCGCTGGGACCTGGGTGCTATGGCTGGGACTGGCCTTTCTGGGTTTTCCGCCGGCCATGATCGCCGTGGAGAAGGGGATCAGCCTGGTCTATCAATACTGGATCCACACCGAGGCGATCCGCAGGCTGCCGGCGCCCTTCGAGGCGGTGCTCAACACCCCCTCGCACCACCGGGTGCATCACGCGCGCAACCCGCGCTACCTCGACAAGAACTATGCCGGCATCCTGATCATCTGGGACCGGCTGTTCGGCACCTTCGAGCCGGAGCGCGACGAGGAGCCGTGCCGCTATGGCATCGTCAAGAATCTCGGCGACTTCAACCTGTTGCGCGTCGCCTTCCACGAGTGGGTCGGCATCGGCCAGGATCTTTTGCGAGCCCGCTCGCTGAAGGACGCCGCCGGCTATGTGTTCGGCCCGCCGGGCTGGACCCCAGACGGCTCGCGCGAGACCTCGGCCGAGATCAAGAGCAGGTGGCGGGCGCGCATCGAAGCCGCCCCGGTCCAGTCTCCGGCGGAATAG
- a CDS encoding NUDIX hydrolase, with translation MTAIVIGLSAVVVAIRRNEAVVLTVRPHDSRTRETSALAGLPFGPFDPDGHRTFELALRAFVTEQTRFELGYVEQLYTFGDKGRDAPRAEVGAGGARVISVGYLALTPQSDQALGPDTVWAPMSRFFPWEDWRAGRPELIDEAIAPALRRWAVDEQRLARARLLFALDGAPWNEERVLERYELLYEAGLAPEAARDRERERGGPGAEPAEFAASLGQPMLSDHRRILATGLGRLRGKLKYRPVAFELTPPEFTLSQLQRTVEAIAGVALHKQNFRRVLERADLVEGLGRQHTETGGRPAELFRFRRELARAGRAPGLALPLLREG, from the coding sequence CCCGGGAGACCTCCGCCCTCGCCGGCCTGCCCTTCGGCCCGTTCGACCCCGACGGCCATCGCACCTTCGAGCTGGCCCTGCGCGCCTTTGTGACCGAGCAGACGCGCTTCGAGCTCGGCTATGTCGAGCAGCTCTACACCTTCGGCGACAAGGGTCGCGACGCGCCGCGCGCGGAGGTCGGGGCTGGCGGCGCGCGGGTGATCTCGGTCGGCTACCTGGCCCTGACACCGCAATCGGACCAGGCCTTGGGGCCGGACACGGTCTGGGCGCCGATGAGCCGGTTTTTCCCCTGGGAGGACTGGCGCGCGGGCCGGCCCGAGCTGATCGACGAGGCGATCGCCCCTGCATTGCGCCGCTGGGCCGTCGATGAGCAACGCCTGGCCCGCGCACGCCTGTTGTTCGCCCTCGACGGCGCGCCCTGGAACGAGGAGCGGGTACTGGAACGCTATGAGCTGCTCTACGAGGCAGGTCTGGCCCCCGAAGCCGCCCGCGACCGCGAGCGCGAGCGCGGCGGCCCGGGCGCCGAACCGGCCGAGTTCGCCGCCAGCCTGGGACAGCCCATGCTGTCCGACCACCGCCGCATCCTGGCCACCGGCCTCGGCCGCCTGCGCGGCAAGCTGAAATACCGGCCGGTGGCGTTCGAGCTGACCCCGCCGGAATTCACCCTGTCGCAGCTGCAGCGGACCGTCGAAGCCATAGCCGGCGTCGCCCTGCACAAGCAGAACTTCCGCCGCGTGCTGGAGCGCGCGGACCTGGTGGAGGGCCTCGGCCGCCAGCATACCGAGACCGGCGGCCGCCCTGCCGAGCTGTTCCGCTTCCGCCGCGAGCTGGCGCGAGCCGGCCGCGCCCCGGGCCTGGCCCTGCCTTTGCTGCGCGAGGGCTGA